ATAGCGAACGCCTACATTTTTCTCCCTTGGATAGGGAATCACCGAACGCGAAAAGTACAAGGCAAATCCGTTTTGATCCACCACAACTTTTACATTATTTGGATTATTGATTTCAGCTTCATCTGTAATTTCTCGCATCAAAGAAGCTAAATCAACTTGTTTCGTAGTATCATTTCTAAAAACCTCAATTACTTTTGCCAAAGGTGCTGCATCTATAAAAGGTTCGTCTCCTTGTACATTAATTACAATATCCACATCCAGATTTTCAACAGCTTCAGCAATTCTGTCACTTCCTGATTCATGCGCTTTGATGCTTCGAATAGCTTTGCCACCATTAGAAACTATTTCGTCATAAATTAAATCTGAATCGGTCACCACAAAAACATCATCAAATAACTGGGTGTTAATGGCTGCTTCATAAGTTTTTAAAATTACCGTTTTACCTCCTAAATCCTGCATCAATTTAGCGGGAAATCGTGTAGAAGCGTAACGTGCTGGAATGACTGCTATTATTTTCATTGTAATATTGAATTTGCTTTGAAGCTAATTTATATGTTTTTTATTAAGATTTATAATTTAAATACAACTGAAACTTATTTATTAAAAAAACTACATAATCTTCACTGAAGTCATGCTTAATGAACCTCCTAATAATTTATCGTTAAATAAACTAAGTTCTTCTTTTTTATCCTTTAACCCTAAGGTATAAATCAATGGTAAATAATGTTCTGGTGTTGGAATCGCTAGTTGAAACGCTCTGCTTTGAGTTTCGAAATCAATCAAAGGTTGAAAATTTCCATCTAATAAATAATTATTTACCTTTTCTCTGATTTCAATTGCCCAATCATAACCGTAATCGTCTTTTTCAAAATTTTGAAAATCTACTAATCTCAAATTATGAATAATGTTTCCGCTACCCACGATTAAGATTCCTTTATGACGCAAATCGCTTAATTTTTGAGCTAATTCAAAATGATATTGTGCTGATTTTGTATAATCAATACTCAACTGAATTACAGGAACATTGGCCTCAGGATATAAATGTTTAATTACACTCCAAGCGCCATGATCAAGTCCCCAATGTTCGTCTAATTCAACGTCAACAGTTTGTAATAATTGTTTGGTTTCTAAAGCTAATTCAGGACTTCCTTTGGCAGGATATTGCACATCAAATAGCGCTTGTGGAAATCCACCGAAATCGTGAATCGTTCTTGGCATTTCCATAGCGGTTACTTTTGTTCCGTTTGTAAACCAGTGTGCTGAAATACACAAAATGGCATTAGGTTGCGGTAAAGTTTTAGCCAAATTTCTAAAACCAGTCACAAACTGATTTTCTTCAATGGCATTCATAGGACTTCCGTGTCCTAAAAATAAAACAGGCATTTTTTCGGTATTAGAGAAAATTCCGGAAATTTTATGTAAATCGCTTAAAGTGTTCATAATAAATATGTTTTGTTTAATCTTGATTATCCTTTCGTTCTATCAAATCCCAAAGATTGCCGTAAACATCAGCAAAAACGGCAACTTTTCCATACGCTTCCAAAATTGGTTCTCTAATAATCTCAACTTGATTGTCCAGTAAATTTTGATAATCTCTTTCAAAATTATCAGTATTCAAAAATAGAAATACGCGGCCTCCCGTTTGATTTCCTACTCTATTTAATTGTTCGTCATTTACTGCTTTTGCCAATAACAAACTGAACCCAATTGCACCTTTTGGCGCAACCAAAACCCATCGCTTTGTATCATGTAGAAAAGTATCTTCAATTAAATCAAAATGTAATTTTTGAGTATAAAATGCAATTGCTTCATCATAATCAGCAACAACCAAAGCAATATGTGCTATTCTTTGTTTCATTATTCATTAAATTTACTCCACGAAATTCTCGTCTTTAAAACCTATCAAATATAATTTATTTTTTGCTCGTGTCATAGCCGTATATAACCACCGAATGTAATCTCTGTTGATACCGTCAGGCAAATAAGGTTGTTCTATAAAAACCGTATTCCATTGACCACCTTGTGACTTATGACAGGTTATTGCATATGAAAATTTAACCTGCAAGCCATTGAAATAGTCGTTGTTTTTTACTTTCTGAAATTGCTTGAATTTGGTTTCTCCTTCATAATCCTTCAGAACTTCCTGATACAATCGGTTGGATTCTTCATAGGTTAATGATGGAGATTCACTTTTTATAGTATCTAATAACAAAACCGTTTCAAACGGAATTTGATTGGGGTAATCAATCATTCGGATTTTTACTTTCGCAAATTTAAAACTGTATAATTCTTGAATGCTGAAAATTTCTAATATTTCGATAATATCACCATTGGCAATAAAACCAGCTTCGTCGGAATCTTTCAACCAAAAATAATTGTTCTTGACTACCATCAAAAAATCGCCAGTAGATAATTCACTTTCTTTATCCAATATTTTCGTTCGGATTTGCTCATTGTATTGGTTTGCCCTTTTATTGGAACGCACAATAAAAGCCGTATCTTCAATACTATAATTACTATATGCTGAGTTTATTGCATCTTGAATATCATAGCCATCAACCAAGCGAACGATATCCTTAAATTTTTTTACATCAAATTGGAATTCTGTGATAAAAGAATCTTTTAATAACTCTCTAAGTTCTGTAGCATTGTGCAAAATCCCAGAGCTTTCCTCCTGCCGCATAACTTCGTCAAGTTCTATATGCTCCACTTCTTTATCATAATTTACACACAGTGTTTGTATGTCTAATGCAGGGCTGATATCTAAATTTACGGGTGGCAATTGTGCTGTATCTCCAAGTAAAATCATTTTACAATTCGTTCCTGAATACACGTATGAAATCAAATCATCTAGCAAAGAGCCATTTTCATATAATTTAGAATCCGAATTTGTATCCGAAATCATCGAGGCTTCATCTACTATAAAAATGGTGTTTTTATGCTTGTTTTGTTGCAATGTAAACGAAACTCCTCCTCCAGAGGATTTCTTTGGAAAATATATTTTTTTATGAATTGTAAAAGCTGGTTTATTCGAATAATTAGCAATTACCTTCGCTGCACGTCCAGTTGGCGCAAGCAAAACATATTTTTTATTAATATCGATTAGATTATTTACAATCGTCGAAATAACGGTTGTTTTTCCAGTTCCAGCATATCCTTTCAGCACAAAAATGGTGTTGTTTTCTTTTTCTGTCAAAAAAATTGCAATTTTTTGAAAAAAAATATCCTGTTTATAGGTTGGCTGAAAAGGAAACTTTTTTTGTAAAAGACTATAAAACAGGGAGGAATTCATTTCGTGTTATTTGACTGCAAAGTAAAGAATGTTTTTTCAATTTCAATGACAATAGCAATTTCAATTTTCAATTACTGCTATTGATTTTTGCCATTGCAACTGTTATTAATTTTTAAATTTGTAAGTTTGCGATGTAGAAAAAAAACAATATGAGTACCAATATAGCCGAGAAAAAATACAAAAAACTGTCTATTCAAGTTTCCTTGACAGGTCTATCTTTTTGTTGTTTTGATACGCTGAACAATACGGTTAGCTCTTTTAACGAAGTCCATTTTGACACGTTTCACAAATCAACAAAAATAGAAGATTTATTTGCTGATGCTTTCAGAGATTTTCCAGAATTAAAAGATTCTTACGATGAAATTCTGGTGATTCACAATAATAATCTATCAACTTTTGTCCCAACGACACTTTTTGACGAAAACTTTCTTGGT
Above is a window of Flavobacterium sp. 123 DNA encoding:
- the kdsB gene encoding 3-deoxy-manno-octulosonate cytidylyltransferase, whose amino-acid sequence is MKIIAVIPARYASTRFPAKLMQDLGGKTVILKTYEAAINTQLFDDVFVVTDSDLIYDEIVSNGGKAIRSIKAHESGSDRIAEAVENLDVDIVINVQGDEPFIDAAPLAKVIEVFRNDTTKQVDLASLMREITDEAEINNPNNVKVVVDQNGFALYFSRSVIPYPREKNVGVRYMQHIGIYAFRKQALLDFYSLPMKSLEASEKLEQLRYLEFGKRIKMVETSHVGIGIDTPEDLEKARKML
- the ygiD gene encoding 4,5-DOPA dioxygenase extradiol, with the protein product MNTLSDLHKISGIFSNTEKMPVLFLGHGSPMNAIEENQFVTGFRNLAKTLPQPNAILCISAHWFTNGTKVTAMEMPRTIHDFGGFPQALFDVQYPAKGSPELALETKQLLQTVDVELDEHWGLDHGAWSVIKHLYPEANVPVIQLSIDYTKSAQYHFELAQKLSDLRHKGILIVGSGNIIHNLRLVDFQNFEKDDYGYDWAIEIREKVNNYLLDGNFQPLIDFETQSRAFQLAIPTPEHYLPLIYTLGLKDKKEELSLFNDKLLGGSLSMTSVKIM
- a CDS encoding VOC family protein, with amino-acid sequence MKQRIAHIALVVADYDEAIAFYTQKLHFDLIEDTFLHDTKRWVLVAPKGAIGFSLLLAKAVNDEQLNRVGNQTGGRVFLFLNTDNFERDYQNLLDNQVEIIREPILEAYGKVAVFADVYGNLWDLIERKDNQD
- a CDS encoding ATP-dependent RecD-like DNA helicase; translation: MNSSLFYSLLQKKFPFQPTYKQDIFFQKIAIFLTEKENNTIFVLKGYAGTGKTTVISTIVNNLIDINKKYVLLAPTGRAAKVIANYSNKPAFTIHKKIYFPKKSSGGGVSFTLQQNKHKNTIFIVDEASMISDTNSDSKLYENGSLLDDLISYVYSGTNCKMILLGDTAQLPPVNLDISPALDIQTLCVNYDKEVEHIELDEVMRQEESSGILHNATELRELLKDSFITEFQFDVKKFKDIVRLVDGYDIQDAINSAYSNYSIEDTAFIVRSNKRANQYNEQIRTKILDKESELSTGDFLMVVKNNYFWLKDSDEAGFIANGDIIEILEIFSIQELYSFKFAKVKIRMIDYPNQIPFETVLLLDTIKSESPSLTYEESNRLYQEVLKDYEGETKFKQFQKVKNNDYFNGLQVKFSYAITCHKSQGGQWNTVFIEQPYLPDGINRDYIRWLYTAMTRAKNKLYLIGFKDENFVE